In Astatotilapia calliptera chromosome 23, fAstCal1.2, whole genome shotgun sequence, a genomic segment contains:
- the eps15 gene encoding epidermal growth factor receptor substrate 15 isoform X1, with protein MASSLSLTQLSSGNPIYDKYYRQVDLTGSGRVAAADAALFLKRSGLADLVLGKIWDLADSERKGALNKQQFFIALRLVACAQNGLEVALKSLNVAVPPPKFHDSSSPLLAGGGAADLPWVVKPEEKMKFDSIFDSLGPVGGMLSGEKVKPVLLNSKLPVDILGRVWELSDIDRDGMLDRDEFSVAMYLVYRALEGEPVPMSLPPPLVPPSKRKKPSVPPVMPLLPSPPSVKDSRSSHAGSKTMPHPPKPTPAPAPVPAPAAAPVSTGSTSPWVVSPAEKAKFDELFNKTDADMDGLVSGPEVRDIFLKTGLPSATLARVWELCDIGDIGKLTREQFALALYLINLKLTKGLDPPQNLSPEMIPPSDRQNIKQNNAANLAADFSAIKELDSLSNEIVELQREKSSVEEEIKEKEEAIRQRSTEVQDLQDEVAKETEVLQQLQTQRQKVQDALDELDQQKASLEEQLTHIRQQTNQETQLISSLQSEHEEQEQRICQYEEELVQAREELLALQEESRKLQEKVQAAQEQLTPLQESVRDSFTQVAQVQQKLNDLQVEERSVTAQLSWKRALEDSSPVMVNGSAGPAAELHHGDLFQRDLFQEDLKELRVEEHSDSEERGGVNEKEKEEEKDEESPKAGEDEKQKHDALDDLYTDMYSLSSLAKPWESNVRQERSSPAPGVFSEVTEDAKESPKETPPKVASPEPESKQEPAEPTETTSSPSPPQPGPRSLPPQGSPPSLPEMDFFHSDPFTDHDPFKEDPFGKADVGGAAQNPFGGDPFKGSDPFAADTFFTQTSSTPFSSEDPFSASADPFGTTSGVPEPDLFAAKVNDTAAVPAGPDPFASKSTNPAAASNDPFSSKGNNTADSDPFGGKMTSTKEADPFGSQDGDKDPFSSSPPSSDLAVKDTAASNDPFAPGGTAVSASSDADPFAAVFGNESFGGGFADFSALAKSNGAEQFGVDSRNLFQEESQPASSDVPPALPPKTGTPTRPPPPPPGKKSSINRTESSDSFHRRGNFMLQTSGDFSSSSSSSSLPAKDPLADPFAPSSPPRRNAREADGFASFDKYPTEEDMIEWAKRESEREEKERLARLTQQEQEDLELAIALSKSELS; from the exons ATGGCTTCCAGTCTGTCTCTTACTCAG CTCTCCAGTGGAAACCCCATCTATGACAAATACTATCGTCAG gttgATCTGACTGGCAGCGGGCGAGTGGCAGCAGCTGATGCAGCTCTGTTCCTAAAGAGGTCAGGTCTGGCTGACCTGGTCCTTGGGAAG ATCTGGGATTTGGCAGACTCTGAACGAAAGGGAGCACTCAACAAGCAG CAATTCTTCATAGCCCTGCGGCTGGTGGCTTGTGCTCAGAATGGCCTGGAGGTGGCGCTCAAGAGTCTTAATGTGGCTGTTCCTCCCCCGAAATTT CATGACAGCAGCAGCCCACTGTTAGCAGGAGGAGGGGCTGCTGACCTTCCCTGGGTTGTCAAG cCTGAGGAGAAGATGAAGTTCGATTCCATCTTTGACAGTCTTGGCCCAGTAGGAGGGATGCTGTCGGGAGAGAAGGTCAAGCCCGTCCTGCTTAACTCCAAATTGCCGGTGGACATCCTGGGCAGG GTGTGGGAGCTCAGTGACATAGACAGAGACGGCATGTTGGACAGAGATGAGTTTTCTGTG GCTATGTATCTGGTGTACAGAGCTCTAGAGGGGGAGCCTGTTCCCATGTCCCTACCGCCTCCCCTGGTGCCACCCTCCAAGAGGAAAAAACCTTCGGTGCCTCCCGTGATGCCCCTGTTACCCTCGCCCCCCTCTGTCAAAGACAGTCGCTCCTCCCACGCTGGCTCTAAGACTATGCCCCACCCTCCTAAACCCACCCCAGCTCCTGCCCCTGTCCCAGCACCAGCAGCTGCCCCTGTGAGTACAGgctccacctctcct TGGGTAGTATCGCCAGCAGAGAAGGCGAAATTCGACGAGCTGTTCAACAAGACGGACGCCGACATGGATGGCTTGGTGTCTGGCCCTGAAGTCAGAGATATATTCCTCAAGACCGGGCTGCCCTCCGCTACACTCGCACGGGTTTG GGAGCTCTGTGACATTGGAGACATAGGGAAACTGACGCGAGAGCAGTTCGCATTGGCGCTTTATCTAATTAATCTGAAACTGACCAAAGGCTTAGACCCTCCACAAAATCTGTCCCCAGAGATGATTCCTCCGTCTGACAGACAAAACATCAAACAG AACAACGCAGCTAACCTAGCAGCCGACTTCTCTGCCATCAAGGAGCTGGACTCACTGAGTAACGAGATTGTTGAACTACAAAG GGAGAAGAGCTCTGTGGAGGAGGAGatcaaggagaaggaggaggccATCCGACAGCGCAGCACCGAAGTGCAG GACCTTCAAGATGAGGTGGCAAAGGAAACCGAAGTATTGCAGCAACTTCAGACTCAGCGTCAGAAGGTTCAAGATGCTTTAGATGAGCTGGACCAACAGAAGGCCTCCCTGGAGGAGCAGCTCACTCACATTCGACAGCAGACCAACCAGGAGACCCAACTT ATCTCATCTCTGCAGTCAGAGCACGAGGAGCAGGAACAAAGGATATGTCAGTATGAGGAGGAGCTGGTCCAGGCCCGAGAGGAGCTTTTGGCTCTGCAGGAGGAGAGCCGGAAACTTCAGGAGAAGGTCCAGGCTGCCCAGGAGCAGCTCACTCCTCTTCAGGAGTCTGTGCGTGACTCTTTCACACAAGTTGCACAG GTCCAACAGAAACTGAACGACCTTCAGGTGGAGGAGCGATCGGTGACTGCTCAGCTCAGCTGGAAGAGAGCCCTTGAGGACAGCTCTCCTGTCATGGTCAATGGATCAGCAGGCCCCGCTGCAGAGCTCCACCATGGGGACCTCTTCCAGAGGGACCTCTTCCAGGAGGACCTTAAAGAACTGAGAGTGGAAGAGCATTCAGATTCAGAGGAGAGAGGTGGCGTgaatgagaaagaaaaggaagaggagaaggacgAAGAGAGTCCAAAAGCTGGGGAAgatgaaaagcagaaacatgATGCCTTGGATGATCTCTACACTGATATGTACAGTCTGTCGAGCCTTGCCAAGCCCTGGGAGAGCAATGTTAGG CAGGAACGCAGCAGCCCTGCGCCTGGTGTCTTCTCTGAGGTTACAGAAGATGCAAAGGAGTCACCTAAGGAGACCCCACCGAAG GTTGCATCACCAGAGCCAGAGAGCAAACAGGAGCCTGCAGAGCCGACAGAAACAACCAGCTCCCCCTCTCCGCCTCAGCCTGGCCCTCGCTCCTTGCCACCACAGGGCAGCCCTCCCTCCCTGCCTGAGATGGATTTCTTCCATTCAGACCCTTTTACCGATC ATGATCCTTTCAAAGAAGATCCTTTTGGAAAAGCAGATGTTGGAGGTGCTGCTCAAA ATCCTTTTGGAGGAGATCCATTCAAAGGCTCAGACCCCTTTGCTGCAGACACTTTCTTCACACAAACCTCCAGCACCCCGTTTTCCTCAGAGGACCCTTTCTCTGCTTCAGCCGACCCCTTCGGTACCACTTCTGGCGTGCCGGAGCCAGACCTCTTTGCAGCCAAGGTGAACGATACAGCAGCCGTACCAGCGGGTCCGGATCCTTTCGCCTCCAAATCCACCAATCCAGCGGCAGCATCCAACGATCCGTTCAGCTCTAAAGGgaacaacacagctgattcagacCCGTTTGGAGGCAAAATGACCAGCACAAAGGAGGCAGACCCGTTTGGTTCTCAAGATGGAGACAAGGAtccttttagcagctccccgcCGAGCTCTGATCTGGCCGTG aAGGACACCGCAGCATCCAATGACCCTTTTGCTCCCGGTGGTACCGCGGTCAGTGCCTCCTCAGATGCAG ATCcgtttgctgctgtgtttggtaATGAGTCATTTGGAGGAGGCTTTGCAGATTTCAGTGCTTTGGCAAAG TCAAATGGTGCTGAGCAGTTTGGAGTCGACAGCAGGAACCTCTTCCAGGAAGAGAGCCAACCTGCCAGCTCTGATGTGCCCCCAGCCCTGCCGCCAAAAACGGGTACGCCTACCagacctcctcctccacctccag GTAAGAAATCATCCATCAATCGAACGGAGTCCTCCGACTCCTTCCATCGACGAGGAAACTTCATGCTACAGACTTCAGGAgacttctcctcctcttcctcctcctcctccctgcctGCAAAGGATCCTTTAGCCGACCCCTTCgccccctcctcccctcctcgCCGCAACGCACGGGAAGCTGATGGATTTGCCAGCTTTGACAAA TATCCAACCGAGGAAGACATGATAGAGTGGGCAAAGCGCGAGAGCGAGCGAGAGGAAAAGGAGCGACTCGCCAGGCTCACCCAGCAGGAGCAAGAAGACCTGGAGCTGGCCATCGCTCTCAGCAAGTCTGAACTCTCCTGA
- the eps15 gene encoding epidermal growth factor receptor substrate 15 isoform X4, with product MASSLSLTQLSSGNPIYDKYYRQVDLTGSGRVAAADAALFLKRSGLADLVLGKIWDLADSERKGALNKQQFFIALRLVACAQNGLEVALKSLNVAVPPPKFHDSSSPLLAGGGAADLPWVVKPEEKMKFDSIFDSLGPVGGMLSGEKVKPVLLNSKLPVDILGRVWELSDIDRDGMLDRDEFSVAMYLVYRALEGEPVPMSLPPPLVPPSKRKKPSVPPVMPLLPSPPSVKDSRSSHAGSKTMPHPPKPTPAPAPVPAPAAAPVSTGSTSPWVVSPAEKAKFDELFNKTDADMDGLVSGPEVRDIFLKTGLPSATLARVWELCDIGDIGKLTREQFALALYLINLKLTKGLDPPQNLSPEMIPPSDRQNIKQNNAANLAADFSAIKELDSLSNEIVELQREKSSVEEEIKEKEEAIRQRSTEVQDLQDEVAKETEVLQQLQTQRQKVQDALDELDQQKASLEEQLTHIRQQTNQETQLISSLQSEHEEQEQRICQYEEELVQAREELLALQEESRKLQEKVQAAQEQLTPLQESVRDSFTQVAQVQQKLNDLQVEERSVTAQLSWKRALEDSSPVMVNGSAGPAAELHHGDLFQRDLFQEDLKELRVEEHSDSEERGGVNEKEKEEEKDEESPKAGEDEKQKHDALDDLYTDMYSLSSLAKPWESNVRERSSPAPGVFSEVTEDAKESPKETPPKVASPEPESKQEPAEPTETTSSPSPPQPGPRSLPPQGSPPSLPEMDFFHSDPFTDHDPFKEDPFGKADVGDPFGGDPFKGSDPFAADTFFTQTSSTPFSSEDPFSASADPFGTTSGVPEPDLFAAKVNDTAAVPAGPDPFASKSTNPAAASNDPFSSKGNNTADSDPFGGKMTSTKEADPFGSQDGDKDPFSSSPPSSDLAVKDTAASNDPFAPGGTAVSASSDADPFAAVFGNESFGGGFADFSALAKSNGAEQFGVDSRNLFQEESQPASSDVPPALPPKTGTPTRPPPPPPGKKSSINRTESSDSFHRRGNFMLQTSGDFSSSSSSSSLPAKDPLADPFAPSSPPRRNAREADGFASFDKYPTEEDMIEWAKRESEREEKERLARLTQQEQEDLELAIALSKSELS from the exons ATGGCTTCCAGTCTGTCTCTTACTCAG CTCTCCAGTGGAAACCCCATCTATGACAAATACTATCGTCAG gttgATCTGACTGGCAGCGGGCGAGTGGCAGCAGCTGATGCAGCTCTGTTCCTAAAGAGGTCAGGTCTGGCTGACCTGGTCCTTGGGAAG ATCTGGGATTTGGCAGACTCTGAACGAAAGGGAGCACTCAACAAGCAG CAATTCTTCATAGCCCTGCGGCTGGTGGCTTGTGCTCAGAATGGCCTGGAGGTGGCGCTCAAGAGTCTTAATGTGGCTGTTCCTCCCCCGAAATTT CATGACAGCAGCAGCCCACTGTTAGCAGGAGGAGGGGCTGCTGACCTTCCCTGGGTTGTCAAG cCTGAGGAGAAGATGAAGTTCGATTCCATCTTTGACAGTCTTGGCCCAGTAGGAGGGATGCTGTCGGGAGAGAAGGTCAAGCCCGTCCTGCTTAACTCCAAATTGCCGGTGGACATCCTGGGCAGG GTGTGGGAGCTCAGTGACATAGACAGAGACGGCATGTTGGACAGAGATGAGTTTTCTGTG GCTATGTATCTGGTGTACAGAGCTCTAGAGGGGGAGCCTGTTCCCATGTCCCTACCGCCTCCCCTGGTGCCACCCTCCAAGAGGAAAAAACCTTCGGTGCCTCCCGTGATGCCCCTGTTACCCTCGCCCCCCTCTGTCAAAGACAGTCGCTCCTCCCACGCTGGCTCTAAGACTATGCCCCACCCTCCTAAACCCACCCCAGCTCCTGCCCCTGTCCCAGCACCAGCAGCTGCCCCTGTGAGTACAGgctccacctctcct TGGGTAGTATCGCCAGCAGAGAAGGCGAAATTCGACGAGCTGTTCAACAAGACGGACGCCGACATGGATGGCTTGGTGTCTGGCCCTGAAGTCAGAGATATATTCCTCAAGACCGGGCTGCCCTCCGCTACACTCGCACGGGTTTG GGAGCTCTGTGACATTGGAGACATAGGGAAACTGACGCGAGAGCAGTTCGCATTGGCGCTTTATCTAATTAATCTGAAACTGACCAAAGGCTTAGACCCTCCACAAAATCTGTCCCCAGAGATGATTCCTCCGTCTGACAGACAAAACATCAAACAG AACAACGCAGCTAACCTAGCAGCCGACTTCTCTGCCATCAAGGAGCTGGACTCACTGAGTAACGAGATTGTTGAACTACAAAG GGAGAAGAGCTCTGTGGAGGAGGAGatcaaggagaaggaggaggccATCCGACAGCGCAGCACCGAAGTGCAG GACCTTCAAGATGAGGTGGCAAAGGAAACCGAAGTATTGCAGCAACTTCAGACTCAGCGTCAGAAGGTTCAAGATGCTTTAGATGAGCTGGACCAACAGAAGGCCTCCCTGGAGGAGCAGCTCACTCACATTCGACAGCAGACCAACCAGGAGACCCAACTT ATCTCATCTCTGCAGTCAGAGCACGAGGAGCAGGAACAAAGGATATGTCAGTATGAGGAGGAGCTGGTCCAGGCCCGAGAGGAGCTTTTGGCTCTGCAGGAGGAGAGCCGGAAACTTCAGGAGAAGGTCCAGGCTGCCCAGGAGCAGCTCACTCCTCTTCAGGAGTCTGTGCGTGACTCTTTCACACAAGTTGCACAG GTCCAACAGAAACTGAACGACCTTCAGGTGGAGGAGCGATCGGTGACTGCTCAGCTCAGCTGGAAGAGAGCCCTTGAGGACAGCTCTCCTGTCATGGTCAATGGATCAGCAGGCCCCGCTGCAGAGCTCCACCATGGGGACCTCTTCCAGAGGGACCTCTTCCAGGAGGACCTTAAAGAACTGAGAGTGGAAGAGCATTCAGATTCAGAGGAGAGAGGTGGCGTgaatgagaaagaaaaggaagaggagaaggacgAAGAGAGTCCAAAAGCTGGGGAAgatgaaaagcagaaacatgATGCCTTGGATGATCTCTACACTGATATGTACAGTCTGTCGAGCCTTGCCAAGCCCTGGGAGAGCAATGTTAGG GAACGCAGCAGCCCTGCGCCTGGTGTCTTCTCTGAGGTTACAGAAGATGCAAAGGAGTCACCTAAGGAGACCCCACCGAAG GTTGCATCACCAGAGCCAGAGAGCAAACAGGAGCCTGCAGAGCCGACAGAAACAACCAGCTCCCCCTCTCCGCCTCAGCCTGGCCCTCGCTCCTTGCCACCACAGGGCAGCCCTCCCTCCCTGCCTGAGATGGATTTCTTCCATTCAGACCCTTTTACCGATC ATGATCCTTTCAAAGAAGATCCTTTTGGAAAAGCAGATGTTGGAG ATCCTTTTGGAGGAGATCCATTCAAAGGCTCAGACCCCTTTGCTGCAGACACTTTCTTCACACAAACCTCCAGCACCCCGTTTTCCTCAGAGGACCCTTTCTCTGCTTCAGCCGACCCCTTCGGTACCACTTCTGGCGTGCCGGAGCCAGACCTCTTTGCAGCCAAGGTGAACGATACAGCAGCCGTACCAGCGGGTCCGGATCCTTTCGCCTCCAAATCCACCAATCCAGCGGCAGCATCCAACGATCCGTTCAGCTCTAAAGGgaacaacacagctgattcagacCCGTTTGGAGGCAAAATGACCAGCACAAAGGAGGCAGACCCGTTTGGTTCTCAAGATGGAGACAAGGAtccttttagcagctccccgcCGAGCTCTGATCTGGCCGTG aAGGACACCGCAGCATCCAATGACCCTTTTGCTCCCGGTGGTACCGCGGTCAGTGCCTCCTCAGATGCAG ATCcgtttgctgctgtgtttggtaATGAGTCATTTGGAGGAGGCTTTGCAGATTTCAGTGCTTTGGCAAAG TCAAATGGTGCTGAGCAGTTTGGAGTCGACAGCAGGAACCTCTTCCAGGAAGAGAGCCAACCTGCCAGCTCTGATGTGCCCCCAGCCCTGCCGCCAAAAACGGGTACGCCTACCagacctcctcctccacctccag GTAAGAAATCATCCATCAATCGAACGGAGTCCTCCGACTCCTTCCATCGACGAGGAAACTTCATGCTACAGACTTCAGGAgacttctcctcctcttcctcctcctcctccctgcctGCAAAGGATCCTTTAGCCGACCCCTTCgccccctcctcccctcctcgCCGCAACGCACGGGAAGCTGATGGATTTGCCAGCTTTGACAAA TATCCAACCGAGGAAGACATGATAGAGTGGGCAAAGCGCGAGAGCGAGCGAGAGGAAAAGGAGCGACTCGCCAGGCTCACCCAGCAGGAGCAAGAAGACCTGGAGCTGGCCATCGCTCTCAGCAAGTCTGAACTCTCCTGA
- the eps15 gene encoding epidermal growth factor receptor substrate 15 isoform X8 yields the protein MASSLSLTQLSSGNPIYDKYYRQVDLTGSGRVAAADAALFLKRSGLADLVLGKIWDLADSERKGALNKQQFFIALRLVACAQNGLEVALKSLNVAVPPPKFHDSSSPLLAGGGAADLPWVVKPEEKMKFDSIFDSLGPVGGMLSGEKVKPVLLNSKLPVDILGRVWELSDIDRDGMLDRDEFSVAMYLVYRALEGEPVPMSLPPPLVPPSKRKKPSVPPVMPLLPSPPSVKDSRSSHAGSKTMPHPPKPTPAPAPVPAPAAAPWVVSPAEKAKFDELFNKTDADMDGLVSGPEVRDIFLKTGLPSATLARVWELCDIGDIGKLTREQFALALYLINLKLTKGLDPPQNLSPEMIPPSDRQNIKQNNAANLAADFSAIKELDSLSNEIVELQREKSSVEEEIKEKEEAIRQRSTEVQDLQDEVAKETEVLQQLQTQRQKVQDALDELDQQKASLEEQLTHIRQQTNQETQLISSLQSEHEEQEQRICQYEEELVQAREELLALQEESRKLQEKVQAAQEQLTPLQESVRDSFTQVAQVQQKLNDLQVEERSVTAQLSWKRALEDSSPVMVNGSAGPAAELHHGDLFQRDLFQEDLKELRVEEHSDSEERGGVNEKEKEEEKDEESPKAGEDEKQKHDALDDLYTDMYSLSSLAKPWESNVRERSSPAPGVFSEVTEDAKESPKETPPKVASPEPESKQEPAEPTETTSSPSPPQPGPRSLPPQGSPPSLPEMDFFHSDPFTDHDPFKEDPFGKADVGDPFGGDPFKGSDPFAADTFFTQTSSTPFSSEDPFSASADPFGTTSGVPEPDLFAAKVNDTAAVPAGPDPFASKSTNPAAASNDPFSSKGNNTADSDPFGGKMTSTKEADPFGSQDGDKDPFSSSPPSSDLAVKDTAASNDPFAPGGTAVSASSDADPFAAVFGNESFGGGFADFSALAKSNGAEQFGVDSRNLFQEESQPASSDVPPALPPKTGTPTRPPPPPPGKKSSINRTESSDSFHRRGNFMLQTSGDFSSSSSSSSLPAKDPLADPFAPSSPPRRNAREADGFASFDKYPTEEDMIEWAKRESEREEKERLARLTQQEQEDLELAIALSKSELS from the exons ATGGCTTCCAGTCTGTCTCTTACTCAG CTCTCCAGTGGAAACCCCATCTATGACAAATACTATCGTCAG gttgATCTGACTGGCAGCGGGCGAGTGGCAGCAGCTGATGCAGCTCTGTTCCTAAAGAGGTCAGGTCTGGCTGACCTGGTCCTTGGGAAG ATCTGGGATTTGGCAGACTCTGAACGAAAGGGAGCACTCAACAAGCAG CAATTCTTCATAGCCCTGCGGCTGGTGGCTTGTGCTCAGAATGGCCTGGAGGTGGCGCTCAAGAGTCTTAATGTGGCTGTTCCTCCCCCGAAATTT CATGACAGCAGCAGCCCACTGTTAGCAGGAGGAGGGGCTGCTGACCTTCCCTGGGTTGTCAAG cCTGAGGAGAAGATGAAGTTCGATTCCATCTTTGACAGTCTTGGCCCAGTAGGAGGGATGCTGTCGGGAGAGAAGGTCAAGCCCGTCCTGCTTAACTCCAAATTGCCGGTGGACATCCTGGGCAGG GTGTGGGAGCTCAGTGACATAGACAGAGACGGCATGTTGGACAGAGATGAGTTTTCTGTG GCTATGTATCTGGTGTACAGAGCTCTAGAGGGGGAGCCTGTTCCCATGTCCCTACCGCCTCCCCTGGTGCCACCCTCCAAGAGGAAAAAACCTTCGGTGCCTCCCGTGATGCCCCTGTTACCCTCGCCCCCCTCTGTCAAAGACAGTCGCTCCTCCCACGCTGGCTCTAAGACTATGCCCCACCCTCCTAAACCCACCCCAGCTCCTGCCCCTGTCCCAGCACCAGCAGCTGCCCCT TGGGTAGTATCGCCAGCAGAGAAGGCGAAATTCGACGAGCTGTTCAACAAGACGGACGCCGACATGGATGGCTTGGTGTCTGGCCCTGAAGTCAGAGATATATTCCTCAAGACCGGGCTGCCCTCCGCTACACTCGCACGGGTTTG GGAGCTCTGTGACATTGGAGACATAGGGAAACTGACGCGAGAGCAGTTCGCATTGGCGCTTTATCTAATTAATCTGAAACTGACCAAAGGCTTAGACCCTCCACAAAATCTGTCCCCAGAGATGATTCCTCCGTCTGACAGACAAAACATCAAACAG AACAACGCAGCTAACCTAGCAGCCGACTTCTCTGCCATCAAGGAGCTGGACTCACTGAGTAACGAGATTGTTGAACTACAAAG GGAGAAGAGCTCTGTGGAGGAGGAGatcaaggagaaggaggaggccATCCGACAGCGCAGCACCGAAGTGCAG GACCTTCAAGATGAGGTGGCAAAGGAAACCGAAGTATTGCAGCAACTTCAGACTCAGCGTCAGAAGGTTCAAGATGCTTTAGATGAGCTGGACCAACAGAAGGCCTCCCTGGAGGAGCAGCTCACTCACATTCGACAGCAGACCAACCAGGAGACCCAACTT ATCTCATCTCTGCAGTCAGAGCACGAGGAGCAGGAACAAAGGATATGTCAGTATGAGGAGGAGCTGGTCCAGGCCCGAGAGGAGCTTTTGGCTCTGCAGGAGGAGAGCCGGAAACTTCAGGAGAAGGTCCAGGCTGCCCAGGAGCAGCTCACTCCTCTTCAGGAGTCTGTGCGTGACTCTTTCACACAAGTTGCACAG GTCCAACAGAAACTGAACGACCTTCAGGTGGAGGAGCGATCGGTGACTGCTCAGCTCAGCTGGAAGAGAGCCCTTGAGGACAGCTCTCCTGTCATGGTCAATGGATCAGCAGGCCCCGCTGCAGAGCTCCACCATGGGGACCTCTTCCAGAGGGACCTCTTCCAGGAGGACCTTAAAGAACTGAGAGTGGAAGAGCATTCAGATTCAGAGGAGAGAGGTGGCGTgaatgagaaagaaaaggaagaggagaaggacgAAGAGAGTCCAAAAGCTGGGGAAgatgaaaagcagaaacatgATGCCTTGGATGATCTCTACACTGATATGTACAGTCTGTCGAGCCTTGCCAAGCCCTGGGAGAGCAATGTTAGG GAACGCAGCAGCCCTGCGCCTGGTGTCTTCTCTGAGGTTACAGAAGATGCAAAGGAGTCACCTAAGGAGACCCCACCGAAG GTTGCATCACCAGAGCCAGAGAGCAAACAGGAGCCTGCAGAGCCGACAGAAACAACCAGCTCCCCCTCTCCGCCTCAGCCTGGCCCTCGCTCCTTGCCACCACAGGGCAGCCCTCCCTCCCTGCCTGAGATGGATTTCTTCCATTCAGACCCTTTTACCGATC ATGATCCTTTCAAAGAAGATCCTTTTGGAAAAGCAGATGTTGGAG ATCCTTTTGGAGGAGATCCATTCAAAGGCTCAGACCCCTTTGCTGCAGACACTTTCTTCACACAAACCTCCAGCACCCCGTTTTCCTCAGAGGACCCTTTCTCTGCTTCAGCCGACCCCTTCGGTACCACTTCTGGCGTGCCGGAGCCAGACCTCTTTGCAGCCAAGGTGAACGATACAGCAGCCGTACCAGCGGGTCCGGATCCTTTCGCCTCCAAATCCACCAATCCAGCGGCAGCATCCAACGATCCGTTCAGCTCTAAAGGgaacaacacagctgattcagacCCGTTTGGAGGCAAAATGACCAGCACAAAGGAGGCAGACCCGTTTGGTTCTCAAGATGGAGACAAGGAtccttttagcagctccccgcCGAGCTCTGATCTGGCCGTG aAGGACACCGCAGCATCCAATGACCCTTTTGCTCCCGGTGGTACCGCGGTCAGTGCCTCCTCAGATGCAG ATCcgtttgctgctgtgtttggtaATGAGTCATTTGGAGGAGGCTTTGCAGATTTCAGTGCTTTGGCAAAG TCAAATGGTGCTGAGCAGTTTGGAGTCGACAGCAGGAACCTCTTCCAGGAAGAGAGCCAACCTGCCAGCTCTGATGTGCCCCCAGCCCTGCCGCCAAAAACGGGTACGCCTACCagacctcctcctccacctccag GTAAGAAATCATCCATCAATCGAACGGAGTCCTCCGACTCCTTCCATCGACGAGGAAACTTCATGCTACAGACTTCAGGAgacttctcctcctcttcctcctcctcctccctgcctGCAAAGGATCCTTTAGCCGACCCCTTCgccccctcctcccctcctcgCCGCAACGCACGGGAAGCTGATGGATTTGCCAGCTTTGACAAA TATCCAACCGAGGAAGACATGATAGAGTGGGCAAAGCGCGAGAGCGAGCGAGAGGAAAAGGAGCGACTCGCCAGGCTCACCCAGCAGGAGCAAGAAGACCTGGAGCTGGCCATCGCTCTCAGCAAGTCTGAACTCTCCTGA